From the Solibacillus sp. FSL R5-0449 genome, one window contains:
- the comGB gene encoding competence type IV pilus assembly protein ComGB, producing the protein MNTPLLKRATSVTLLKKPAIKSSELPTLLQRISTLLYEGYTFGHSIEMLLPYHIKQYEPVQQEISSILRGGGSATQVFQLLRLDRQYLVSIELAEVTGKLSEAIALVAKQLVFQQQAKTKLLKIISYPLILFSFLIVLFIGFRTYFLPNMSTVITSRVHSESSASIQWSTFFLHMPDYIIAVGIVLSIVLSLVVYQIRKKRIDLQLHLLFRIPLIGLFWRLFLTRQFARHLGNLLLAGFSLQKAFDHLKTQQHQKQIAYIAGTLQERILIGDSLERAVEIVGFFYPKFEHFIAHGEASGLLGRELILYCELLDEKLQKIIERMLAIIQPLLFVIIAICVIAAYLSILIPMYDVIDFI; encoded by the coding sequence ATGAATACACCACTCCTTAAAAGGGCCACATCTGTTACTTTATTAAAAAAACCTGCCATAAAATCCTCGGAGCTCCCTACATTACTCCAACGAATTTCCACACTACTATATGAAGGTTATACATTTGGTCATAGTATCGAAATGCTGTTGCCCTATCATATAAAACAATATGAACCTGTCCAACAGGAAATATCATCAATATTGCGTGGTGGTGGCAGTGCAACGCAAGTTTTCCAGCTGCTTCGTCTAGATAGACAATATTTAGTCTCAATTGAGTTGGCAGAAGTGACGGGTAAGTTGAGCGAAGCAATTGCTCTTGTTGCAAAACAGCTCGTTTTCCAACAGCAGGCGAAAACAAAACTATTAAAAATAATATCGTATCCGCTCATTTTATTTTCATTTTTAATCGTATTATTTATCGGCTTCCGAACGTATTTTCTTCCTAACATGTCCACTGTTATTACATCCCGTGTTCATAGCGAATCGTCCGCGAGCATTCAGTGGTCGACGTTTTTCCTCCATATGCCGGACTACATTATAGCAGTCGGCATCGTTCTAAGTATTGTACTCTCCTTGGTAGTTTACCAAATTCGAAAAAAACGAATTGATCTCCAGCTTCATCTTCTGTTTAGAATCCCGTTAATCGGACTTTTTTGGCGCCTGTTTCTGACAAGGCAGTTTGCCCGCCATTTAGGAAATCTGCTATTAGCGGGGTTCTCGCTTCAAAAGGCATTCGACCATTTAAAAACACAGCAGCACCAGAAACAGATTGCCTATATTGCCGGTACCCTCCAAGAACGCATTCTTATTGGCGATTCATTGGAGCGGGCAGTGGAAATTGTCGGCTTTTTCTATCCGAAATTTGAACATTTTATAGCACATGGTGAAGCGAGCGGTTTGCTGGGACGGGAGCTGATTTTATATTGTGAACTTTTGGATGAAAAGCTTCAGAAAATTATTGAACGAATGCTGGCGATTATTCAGCCCCTGCTTTTTGTGATTATTGCCATTTGTGTCATTGCTGCGTATTTA
- the comGA gene encoding competence type IV pilus ATPase ComGA, translating to MITIKQLSIIEQKCLELLSKAAQLHVTDIHLLPRERCYDLLMRKYGRFEKEDELPTELATRMISYFKFLSSLDISEKRKPQSGSFQKFIDQSMYAFRISTLPSSFFKESLAVRILRQNYTVPLQTLCHFRESVEQLYRLARLESGLILLSGATGTGKTTTLYSLLHYCSQHLSRHVISLEDPVESRQEQLLQIQVNERAGMTYSAGLKAILRHSPEVIMLGEIRDRETAKVAIEAAFSGHLVISTIHAKDTVNCIYRLHDLSVSFEEMRQMLRAVVSQRLIQTEENGYKAIFEFLTDEQLELAFESIIQEKYFTLPYEQTLAGQIAKLQGDYYEYTTP from the coding sequence GTGATTACCATAAAACAATTATCGATCATTGAACAAAAATGTTTGGAGCTTTTATCTAAGGCCGCACAACTTCATGTTACAGACATCCATTTACTCCCTAGAGAAAGGTGCTATGATCTGTTGATGAGAAAATACGGTCGCTTTGAAAAGGAGGATGAACTCCCTACAGAGCTTGCTACCCGAATGATTTCCTATTTTAAATTTCTTTCTTCGCTTGATATTAGTGAAAAGCGAAAGCCTCAAAGCGGTTCCTTCCAAAAATTTATCGACCAGTCGATGTATGCCTTCCGGATTTCCACATTACCTTCCAGCTTCTTTAAAGAAAGTTTAGCAGTTCGAATATTACGACAGAACTACACCGTCCCGCTGCAAACATTATGTCACTTTCGGGAAAGTGTTGAACAGTTGTATAGACTGGCCAGACTGGAAAGCGGGTTAATATTACTTAGCGGTGCGACGGGAACCGGTAAAACGACCACGTTATATTCATTGCTCCACTATTGTTCACAGCATTTATCTCGACACGTCATTTCTTTGGAAGATCCAGTAGAAAGCAGGCAAGAGCAGCTGTTGCAAATTCAAGTGAATGAGCGAGCCGGAATGACATATTCGGCAGGTTTAAAAGCAATTTTGAGACATTCGCCTGAAGTGATAATGCTCGGGGAAATCCGGGACAGGGAAACAGCAAAGGTTGCCATAGAGGCGGCATTTTCCGGACACCTTGTTATTTCAACGATTCATGCAAAGGATACGGTGAACTGTATTTACCGGCTTCATGATTTGTCGGTTTCATTTGAAGAAATGCGGCAGATGCTAAGAGCGGTTGTTTCGCAGCGTCTAATCCAGACAGAGGAAAACGGTTATAAAGCTATTTTTGAATTTTTAACCGATGAACAATTGGAGCTTGCCTTTGAATCGATTATTCAGGAAAAATACTTTACATTACCTTATGAGCAAACATTGGCAGGTCAAATTGCAAAGCTTCAAGGAGACTACTATGAATACACCACTCCTTAA
- a CDS encoding transcriptional regulator, with protein MIHPIKISSTFADETRFSIYEFMLQQKQFLSVQDIAEQFKIHSNVARLHLTKLAEIGAISSEHLKTGKGGRPGRVYKAKQEGINLSIPRRDTSSLIKWSLELIQELGEAALSKAQEISYRDGKQSMLEQMKSIKRKSPFTFDEKLAMITKSATLIGYIPEVIEHDQSKTIIFSLFNCPFQEQISNYGEIVCQLHESYLYGQVDVLFDRHEVKKMESMVNDCDFCKYKISVHN; from the coding sequence ATGATACATCCGATTAAAATTTCCAGCACTTTTGCAGATGAAACCAGGTTTTCAATTTATGAGTTTATGTTGCAGCAAAAGCAATTTTTATCCGTTCAGGATATTGCAGAGCAATTTAAAATCCATTCCAATGTAGCACGTCTGCATTTAACGAAACTTGCAGAAATTGGCGCTATTTCCTCCGAACATTTAAAAACCGGAAAAGGCGGACGACCTGGTAGAGTATATAAAGCAAAACAGGAAGGAATCAATTTAAGCATCCCTAGACGTGATACATCTTCATTAATTAAATGGTCACTTGAATTGATTCAAGAACTTGGTGAAGCAGCGTTGAGCAAAGCACAGGAAATCAGCTACCGCGACGGAAAACAATCGATGCTTGAACAAATGAAGTCTATAAAACGAAAATCTCCATTTACTTTTGACGAGAAATTGGCCATGATTACGAAAAGTGCCACATTAATCGGTTATATTCCTGAAGTAATTGAACATGACCAATCCAAAACCATCATATTCTCTCTTTTCAACTGCCCCTTCCAAGAACAGATATCGAACTACGGAGAAATCGTTTGTCAGCTCCATGAATCCTATTTGTATGGACAAGTTGATGTACTGTTTGATCGGCATGAAGTTAAGAAAATGGAAAGCATGGTTAACGACTGTGACTTTTGTAAATACAAAATTTCCGTACACAATTAA
- a CDS encoding DUF2626 family protein yields MSNMYKVMAFWTAIFAVMFYLGGMNEVSLLFVGNTGLFLLLGFLNLSERMYMYIFGAYLTVFFAGFTYYTTFIHTPGGGH; encoded by the coding sequence ATGAGCAATATGTATAAAGTTATGGCATTCTGGACTGCTATTTTCGCCGTTATGTTCTACCTTGGTGGTATGAACGAGGTTTCGCTATTATTCGTAGGTAATACAGGTTTATTTTTATTATTAGGCTTCTTAAATCTTTCAGAACGCATGTACATGTACATTTTTGGCGCATACTTGACTGTTTTCTTCGCCGGTTTCACCTATTACACAACATTCATACACACTCCAGGTGGCGGACATTAA
- a CDS encoding MBL fold metallo-hydrolase, with product MLNVRKYSLGPIQTNCYIVSNKEKDCLIFDPGEEGARIVNELRKNGLNPLAILLTHTHFDHIGGVDAVRAIYDIPLYVHEKEVDWLADPMKNGSGKYAELPNYIVKKPDEEHIIRKEGEMTIGAFTFTVAHTPGHSPGSVSFIFKDDAFAIVGDTLFEQSIGRTDLIGGSMNVLLKSIHDKLLSLPEDTIIYPGHGDYTTPAAEMDSNPFLNGF from the coding sequence ATGTTAAATGTTAGAAAATATAGTCTAGGACCGATCCAAACGAATTGCTACATTGTCAGCAATAAAGAAAAAGACTGTTTAATTTTTGATCCAGGTGAAGAAGGGGCACGCATTGTAAATGAATTACGTAAAAATGGCTTAAACCCATTAGCTATTTTATTAACCCATACACATTTTGATCATATCGGTGGAGTGGATGCGGTACGGGCAATATACGATATCCCGCTGTATGTCCATGAAAAAGAAGTGGATTGGCTTGCTGATCCGATGAAAAATGGTTCAGGCAAATACGCGGAATTGCCAAATTATATCGTGAAAAAACCTGATGAAGAACATATTATCCGTAAAGAAGGGGAAATGACAATCGGTGCATTTACCTTTACGGTAGCCCATACACCAGGACATTCTCCGGGAAGTGTATCCTTTATTTTTAAAGACGACGCGTTTGCGATTGTAGGCGATACATTATTTGAACAAAGCATCGGACGCACAGATCTGATTGGCGGTTCGATGAATGTCTTGTTGAAATCGATTCATGATAAGCTTTTATCATTACCGGAAGATACAATTATTTATCCAGGGCATGGCGACTATACGACACCAGCTGCAGAAATGGATTCCAATCCTTTCTTAAATGGCTTTTAA
- a CDS encoding DUF2759 domain-containing protein produces the protein MNLLMIIFGLVAIFGVIGIFQSIKEKNLLAAAFNALAAGVFGWFVIMTVLNQGYPPTH, from the coding sequence ATGAACTTATTAATGATTATTTTTGGTTTAGTTGCAATTTTTGGCGTAATTGGCATATTCCAATCAATCAAAGAGAAAAACCTTTTAGCTGCTGCCTTTAACGCTTTAGCTGCAGGTGTTTTCGGTTGGTTCGTCATTATGACGGTTTTAAATCAAGGCTATCCACCAACTCACTAA
- a CDS encoding LTA synthase family protein gives MKDFKWPKHSILAIAVIATWIKTVIVYETSFDMKIENAMQLLILIINPLSFLLFFYGLSLFLKSQKARNRYIVGSSILLALVVYGNVAFYRFYNDFVTLPVLFQTSNFGELGTSAAAIISWMDIFYFVDVLLIFIAVKLLPKAQEQLLPVRKDARKAYFVMTAAILFLNLGLAETERPQLLTRAFDRELLVKNIGTYNYHLYDVYVQSKSSAQRALADGSELVEVSNYVRANQAEPNAEMFGKYEGRNVIAVSLESLQSFVINEEMNGEVVTPFLNSLTNDKDTYYFSDFYHQTGLGKTSDSEFIFENSIYGLGRGAVFFTHGENTYNSFAERLGENGYFTNVMHANNKSFWNRDMIYKSFKLDQFYDIESYEVTEETSVNWGLKDIPFFEQSAALMKEMPQPFYSRLITLTNHYPFYLDPEDMMIPEYDSNSGTLNRYFQTVRYLDESVKEFFDDLKEQGLYENSIIVMYGDHYGISENHNKAMAKFLNKEEITPYDSALLQAVPLYIHIPGSNDGQVMDNVAGQLDIRPTLLHLLGIETSKDMQLGADLFSEEHEDFVIFRDGRFVTDQYVYAGEVCYDRETGEAIDTEACQPFIDRATQELEYSDQIINGDLLRFYDSETGNLLIDTNYKN, from the coding sequence ATGAAAGATTTTAAATGGCCTAAACATTCGATATTAGCGATTGCCGTAATAGCAACCTGGATTAAAACTGTAATTGTTTATGAAACTAGCTTTGATATGAAGATAGAAAATGCAATGCAATTGTTAATTTTGATTATCAATCCATTAAGTTTCTTATTATTCTTCTATGGATTGTCATTATTCTTGAAATCACAAAAAGCGCGAAATCGCTATATTGTCGGCAGTAGTATTTTACTGGCCTTAGTTGTATACGGAAATGTTGCCTTTTACCGTTTCTACAATGACTTTGTAACATTGCCTGTATTATTCCAAACGAGCAATTTTGGAGAGTTAGGTACATCAGCAGCAGCAATTATCAGCTGGATGGACATATTCTATTTTGTTGATGTATTACTGATTTTTATTGCTGTGAAGCTTTTACCGAAAGCACAAGAGCAGTTACTGCCGGTACGTAAAGATGCACGTAAAGCATACTTTGTCATGACGGCTGCTATTTTATTTTTAAACTTAGGTTTAGCAGAAACAGAGCGACCGCAATTATTGACACGAGCATTTGACCGTGAACTTTTAGTGAAAAATATCGGAACATATAACTATCATCTATACGATGTCTATGTTCAGTCGAAATCGTCTGCTCAGCGCGCGTTGGCAGACGGCAGTGAGCTTGTTGAAGTAAGCAACTACGTTCGTGCAAACCAGGCGGAACCTAATGCGGAAATGTTCGGCAAGTATGAAGGCCGAAATGTTATTGCAGTTTCCCTGGAATCATTGCAGTCATTTGTTATTAATGAAGAAATGAACGGGGAAGTCGTTACACCGTTCCTGAATTCATTGACAAACGATAAAGATACGTATTACTTCAGTGATTTTTACCACCAGACTGGATTAGGAAAAACTTCGGATTCCGAGTTTATTTTCGAAAACTCGATATATGGCTTAGGTCGGGGTGCAGTATTCTTTACGCATGGTGAAAATACGTATAACTCCTTTGCGGAGCGCTTAGGGGAAAACGGCTATTTCACAAATGTTATGCATGCGAACAACAAATCATTCTGGAACCGTGATATGATTTACAAATCATTTAAATTAGATCAGTTTTATGATATCGAATCATACGAAGTAACGGAAGAAACATCTGTAAACTGGGGATTAAAGGATATTCCATTCTTTGAACAATCTGCAGCATTGATGAAAGAAATGCCACAGCCGTTTTACAGTCGTCTCATTACTTTAACAAACCATTATCCGTTCTATTTAGATCCGGAAGATATGATGATTCCTGAATATGATTCAAATTCAGGTACGTTAAACCGTTATTTCCAAACGGTTCGCTATTTGGATGAATCGGTGAAGGAATTTTTCGATGATTTAAAGGAACAGGGTTTATATGAAAACTCGATTATTGTGATGTACGGAGACCACTACGGAATTTCCGAAAATCATAATAAAGCGATGGCTAAATTTTTAAATAAAGAAGAGATCACACCATATGACAGTGCACTTTTACAGGCTGTCCCATTATATATCCACATTCCTGGTTCAAATGATGGACAAGTGATGGATAATGTAGCGGGTCAGTTGGATATTCGTCCGACATTACTGCATCTGTTAGGTATTGAGACTTCAAAAGATATGCAATTAGGTGCTGACCTTTTCTCGGAAGAACATGAAGATTTCGTTATTTTCCGTGATGGTCGCTTCGTAACAGATCAATATGTGTATGCAGGTGAAGTATGCTACGACCGTGAAACGGGAGAAGCAATTGATACGGAAGCATGTCAGCCATTTATTGATCGTGCAACACAAGAACTGGAATACTCGGATCAGATTATTAATGGTGACCTGTTACGTTTTTATGATTCAGAAACAGGGAACTTACTGATTGATACGAACTATAAAAATTAA
- a CDS encoding YqgQ family protein, protein MKSMLDVLDILKQYGIYIYTKDRIGDLYLMEDEIKELYKSKFIDTKDFQMALLILRQEEQRLKAGK, encoded by the coding sequence ATGAAGTCAATGTTGGATGTGCTCGACATCTTAAAACAATACGGCATTTACATTTATACAAAGGACCGTATTGGAGATTTATACTTAATGGAAGACGAAATTAAGGAATTATATAAATCGAAATTTATTGATACGAAAGATTTTCAGATGGCTTTATTAATCCTGCGTCAGGAAGAGCAAAGGCTTAAAGCAGGAAAATAA
- a CDS encoding 5-formyltetrahydrofolate cyclo-ligase, whose amino-acid sequence MEKRDYRIKVQEKLSNMTDQEYRERSLEIAQQLLQEPSIQKANIIAITLSNQPEVDTTFIIEELWKLNKYVAVPKCNPKDRSMQFYKINNFDETERAYQNILEPIRERTELVEKERIDVMVVPGVVFDHHGYRIGFGGGYYDRYLVGFNGKRISLAFEEQLLNEIPRESHDLPVHILLTDKNRIICE is encoded by the coding sequence TTGGAGAAAAGAGACTATCGTATAAAAGTGCAGGAAAAGTTGTCCAATATGACCGATCAGGAATATCGTGAACGTTCTTTGGAAATCGCTCAGCAATTATTACAGGAACCATCTATTCAAAAAGCAAATATTATCGCAATTACTTTATCAAATCAGCCGGAAGTGGATACGACGTTTATTATTGAAGAATTATGGAAATTAAATAAATATGTTGCAGTTCCGAAATGTAATCCGAAAGATCGTTCGATGCAGTTTTACAAAATTAACAATTTTGATGAAACCGAACGAGCATATCAAAATATATTAGAACCGATACGAGAAAGAACGGAACTGGTCGAAAAAGAACGAATTGATGTAATGGTCGTGCCGGGGGTTGTCTTCGATCATCACGGATACCGCATCGGATTTGGTGGGGGCTATTATGACCGCTATTTAGTGGGATTTAATGGAAAGCGGATATCCTTGGCATTTGAGGAGCAGTTGTTAAACGAAATACCGAGAGAATCACATGATCTTCCGGTACATATACTACTTACAGACAAAAATCGCATAATATGCGAATAA
- the rpmG gene encoding 50S ribosomal protein L33 — protein sequence MRVNITLACTDCGERNYISKKNKRNNPERLELKKYCSREKKYTLHRETK from the coding sequence ATGCGCGTAAACATTACTTTAGCTTGCACAGACTGCGGCGAACGTAACTACATTTCAAAAAAGAACAAGCGTAACAATCCAGAGCGTCTTGAACTTAAAAAATATTGCTCTCGCGAGAAGAAGTACACTCTTCACCGTGAAACAAAGTAA